The nucleotide window ATACGAGTGTTCCAATGGTTAAAAATACGAAGTGGGAACTATGTGGTCTTCGATTAAACAAAACGGGACTTGGTTTAGAAACTGCTAGCCGTCGGCGACGTAGCTAGATGAAGAAAGATCAAAACAGATTTAGAAATTAATCGATTCGTGACGTCGCACGTGACTCATCGCGAGTTGGTGGTTTTATTGACAAACaaccgtgaaatttttcaacggtaGTTCAAGGACTGCGCAGGACAACCTGGTGGGAAGAAATAATAACGCTTGTATCACGGTTCTTAGACATCCTCGTTCACCCTCAACCTTTCGCCCTTCAACCCGGGCTAACTCTTAAATTTTCGGCACGTTCCCCGCGTTTGAAATCTTGAAGAAACTGCGTCACCTTGAAGGGTGACATGGTGGAATGTTGGCACGGGGTGTTGGAGGATGAGGGTTTCGTATCAAGGGCGCATGCGTCGCGGGGATGAAATACCCCCGCAGCGTTGCGCCGTTCGCTTTACTCTACAACGGCGGTCCTTGTGGGGTAGGTCGCTCAAGGCTCGCAAACCCTTCGTTAAATCCGGATATCACAACGGGTTCAAGTCAGGCCTCAGAATTTCAACGTTTCTGGAGTGTAACTGGAAATACCGAAGCCGCGTCAAACGTCACACTACCACGGCGGACGTAACGGAGTGCATCGTGAAATTGTCGCATGACAAAGGTGTGTTGTGTTCGAtggatttttcattctcttttgCGATAACACGGTTGTTTTCCTCCTGCGAAGTTCCTTGATCGCGAATTTAACTCGTCCTTTTCAACACTTTCATTCCTGTCCGTGAAGGCTGGTGACGCGGTTGACTCGAAAAATCTCTCCACCTTCACCCCTGCTTCGAGAAGATATCCCGGTTCTTCACGCCGATCAGTGTTGTTTAACCCTGAATGATCCCTCTCACCCCATCATGATTTAATGTGTCTGTCGCGGGTAGTCGAGCGGCAACGCGCAGACTCGGGTCTCTCGAATCAGGTGAAAATTGCAACGCCACCGTTTATCTTGCCCCACTCTTATTCCCGAATGGGGTGTGTTGGTGTACAGTGAAAACTAGCGGGAAGAACGAATGCGCGAACTAACACAACCGCCGAGTCTTAAGCTGGAGGCTTTATTTCGCTTGCTCATACGAACTCCATTCCATGTGGAAATTCAGCATGGGTCCGTGCGTATCTATTGATTTTGCGACGCTCAGCATCCCTCAGACGGAATAACACCCTAGAATCTTCTTCGTATGTTTTCAACGAGACGCGGTACAGGTAGATGCACGTAGCCGCAGCTGCTCACCCTAATGCTGCATGCACTCGGGTGAAAGTGCGTTCAATTAATGACAACCCGATTTTTATGCTGGTCAGGTCATCTACCTTATCCATAAAGTAGTCCACCCTAGAATTCGATAGGCGTTAAGGCTCGATCAGTACCGAATGTTGTTACGTGATTGCAATTAAGATCTGGGAGTGTTTTTTTGTTGAGCACCTTGAAAGTCTGTCAGCGGGGAGCCGAAAATGCTGCTATAACGGCACGTGTCACATATATTAAGTAAAGAAATTCGGCGATACACGTATTTACAAACCATGGTAAGAGAAACTTGTTACCGGCACCGATTTCAGGCAATGTCTTTGAATAAGAAAGGATTTGAGAACCGGTTTTGAGGTACCTTCAAATCATGCTGTGTAACGCCTTTTCTCAACTCGCTGTAAAAGAGGTTCCATTAAAGTACGTCAATCATGCCAAGACTCATTGTCGGGAATTTCTCTGATGCGTATACAGCTGGTACGTTGAGTACATACCCTCGTACGGAATATGGCTCCAGGCAAACTCTCTTCATCTATTAGAATGTAACTTGTGCTCCATAAGTAAATGGTGCTAATAAGCACAACGTAGTCAAATCATTGGCACatctttttttcgattttcctAATTTAAATACCTGGTACTTGGCGGTGTACAAAACTTGACTGTTCATATCGTCGAAACCGTGTCGGCGAGTGTAGAATATAATTCGTTTCAAAGTGGTTCTGATTGATCGATAAATGTAAGAGTATACAAAAGACAATATATCCTACGGAATAAATCGACATCTTTTGCCAGTTGTTTACATGGATATAATCATACCGTGAAGATCAACAGATCAGATATGCTTTCACCTTTCTCAAGCATTAAAATTTTACCGTAAAATGAACTGATTGTCATGGCCAGCTTGAGGATCCAGATGCGACTTACCACTGCTCTTCGAATTCTCGCAGGAACTTTGACTCCTGATGAAATTCCCACATCCAACCATTCGAATTTGAGGTGTTGAACTCGTTCCAGCGGCATGTCAGAAAAAATGTACTATTGGGGAGAGGAACGGGAGGCGGCGGACTCGGAGCAGACCTTCATCGAGTTCAAGGCGAAACCCTCGTCAGCAGGAGAGTCGTCACGGGCAATCCCGAAGATGGTGGTGTCGCCGCCGCAAGGGGAGATAACGGGCGCTGGTAGTCGGGGTGAGGACGCGGAACGCGGTGGCTGGGACAACAAGCTGGACTTCCTGTTCTCGTGCATCAGCGTCTCGGTGGGCCTCGGAAACGTCTGGAGGTTTCCTTACCTTTGCTACAAGAATGGAGGAGGTAAGTCAGCACGAGTTGCCGCAAGATTTTCATTGGTAGTACAGATCTTCTGCGATTAACCGTCACTAACGGGCTGTTTGTTCTTGTTTGCCGTGCAGGTGCTTTCCTCGTCACTTATGGAATCGCGATGATCTTTTGCGGAATTCCGATATTCTTCCAGGAGGTTGCGATCGGTCAGTACCTCGGCGCCGGTGGAATGACCCTCGTCGGTCAGCTGTGCCCTTTGCTCCAAGGTCCGCTATAAGTTCCCTGATCGATACAGTTCTTGGTTTCCAGTccaatcgatgaccgattTGTTATTTTCAGGGGTCGGCTACGCGACCATGACGATCGTCTTCTTCCTGGACGTTTACTACTGCATCATCATCGCCTGGACCTTGTTCTACCTGATCGCAACCTTCGCCAATCTTCCCGGACTGCCTTGGAGCGGTTGTGGTGAGTATAGTCCGACGGCTTCGATTCCTCGCAAAACTGCtgagtgtgaaattttttctctattatGATCAGGTAACTGGTGGAACACGGAAAGCTGCTTCAGCGCCGAGGAGGCTATTCAGGATCTCGATAAACACGCGAACGCGACAACGTCGACGTCGAGCAATCAGACCGTGCACCATACAACGCCAGTCGAGGAGTATTGGGAGTAAGTATGCGTGCAGGCGTAAACAGTAAATTAACATCGATGCTACGACAGGGATCATTCATTATCCCGGTCAAAGGTGCGTCATGAATATTAAGAACGCAGAGGATCAGATCCGAGGTAGTAAAGTCAACGGGGAACTTTTGATTTCAATCAATCGCGTGACTGCCCATCCCCTCATCCTAGCGACCTCGCCCCAATCAATTCGCGGTAAGCGCAAAGCGAGGCTTGATTCGTTACTACCGATTCCAGTCGACGCGTTCTTGGAATAACTGGAGGCATCGAGGAAATCGGTGGAATGCAGTGGGAACTCCTGGGGTGTCTAGTTTTAGGCTGGCTACTAGTATACGCGATAATACGACGCGGGCTTCATCAGAGCGGCAAGATCATCTGGTTCTCGGCCCTCTTTCCGTACGTAGTACTGTTCATTCTTCTCGGTCGTGCCGTGACCTTGGACGGTGCTGCGGATGGGCTTCTTTACTACGTAACACCGCGATGGGAGGAGCTACTGACTCCTGGACCCTGGATCGACGGTGCGACGCAGATATTCTTCGCTTACAGCATCGGGACTGGGGCTCTTCCGGCTCTCGGATCGTACAACAAGTTCCATCACAACTGTTACAAGTAAGGAAATATCTGTTGGAAATTGGGCTGTGCTTCCGGTTGTACGGCGATTCGTTCATTCGTTGGTCTCGGTTTCAAGGGACGCTCTGATCACCTGCGTCGTCAACACTCTGACCTGTCTGCTGGCCGGTTGCGTCACCTTCTCCATCCTCGGCCACATTGCCATGGAACAGAACACCGAGGTATCCGAAGTCGTCAAGAGCGGACCTGGCCTCGTTTTCCTGACCTACCCCGAAGTTGTGCTCAAGCTGCCTGGAGCACCAATTTGGGCGATAATATTCTTCGTCATGCTTATAGTAAGAGATAATTCGACACTATAGGTGTTTCGAACTCGTCAAGAGGCTCTTTCGGTCACTGATCATTTTCGCGTCTCTTCTCGAACAGATTCTTGGCATAGACAGCGAGTTCTGTATCGTGGAATCGTTCATCACCGGTGTCGTTGACAATTGGCCCGACACCCTTCGCCCTCATCGTAACAAGTTTACGGTCGCCATATGCTTGCTGATGTTCTGCATGGGGGTTCCCATGGTCACGCACGTTAGTACAGTAGTACAGTCCGATGATGGCACTGCAATAAAAATTAGGAAGAATGAGGTGGTgtatactgtttttttttcacatctgtTTCAGGGCGGAGTCTATATCTTTCAGTTGATGGACTTCTACTCGGCGAGCGGAATGTCGATCCTCTGGGTTTGCTTCTTTCAGACAATAGCGATATCGTGGATATTCGGTACTCGGAAGTTTTGTGACTGTGTTCATCAAATGATGGGTATTCGTCCCAATAGATTCTGGTACATATGCTGGCTGGTTTTTGCCCCTGTTGTTATGGCGGTGAGTTATAGAGACTTACCCTCTTAtcaaaattcgttgaaaatccTTCTCGACCCGTTCTACTCACATAGTATTAATTCATACCATACGATTTCAGTTTATATTCGTATTTCAATGCGTCCAATACAAGCCGTTGAAGTACGGCAGTACTTACGAATACCCATTGTGGGCTGAGGTGGTTGGATTCATTCTTAGTTTCTCGTCTATGATTTGGATACCAGCCTACGCCGTGTACTACGTCATTGCATCGCCAGGATCGTTCATGGAGGTGAGTTTCGTTGctttggaaataaaattgacgtATAACCTCGgattgacaaaaatttcttttcagaaTATCCTGAAGGGATTGAAGCCGAACATAAAATCCAGAGCTAAACTACCGAAGGGTGAAAAATCTGCGATCATTCCCATGTCCGAGAGTAGCGCCGGGctgatttcaaaaaacaaCAGCTTTCTCAGTCAGTAACGATACCCGAACGAGCCCGAAGGGCGTTTGACAGGATATACCGAAGTGTGATGGGGGTTTATGTGTTTATACGTGTGCCTGTATCTGCACACCCATGTATATGcgtatattcatataaatacTTCGTGGGGATTCCGTCTTGTGTGTACAGGCGCAACGCAGTGATACATAACGTAGCATTACACGAccattcgaatttttttagaaaattcgaaaacgtCGAACACGACATCGAGGAGACAAGTAAGTCAATCAAACGCTGTGGGTTCGTTAATGCTGGTATACCTATTCTGACGAGAAAGGAGCGACGAAATGCAGAGCAAGGTAGGAATATATTTgttgcgcgaaaaaaaaaaacatgcggTAGTTACCGCTATACAATTTGTGAGACTATAAAATTGTTGACGTTATTAttagtattgttattattattatattatttttattattatcgttatgaTGGAAAGTAATGTGTAAAATAGTCTAGAGTCGCAAACTAGACATTGACGATCATTTAGTTTTATCGGATCCGCAAAAAGGAATAAACGAAAAGCGTGGTTCTTGCGATTAGAAAAGCTTAATTGTAGGACGGATTCAGCGTTTATAGTTATCGTTGCTTGTACAAACATACCTTACGTTTTAGGAATTAAAACATAGTCCGGCTATATAATTCAACGAATCAAACGCTATTTATTTAAGGCAATTATACGTGTAGCCATGATAaattaagaagaaaagatATATATCAATAACTTTTCCAAACCGCTGTGcggtgatatttttattagcgTTGTGGTGAGTGATATTTTAAGTGCTGGAATTAGATTATCGAAGATTTGAACGACAGTTAAACGGCCAGATTCGTTTGATTTTGGAACCAAACTGTGGAGGGATTTTGTTCTCAtgaatataatgtaatatctGTACATAATCTTTTATCTACATGTTATTGACACAATCAAGCGTGCATTTTTTTACGACACCAAagattttttgttcgtttacactattttttttctccaatctTTCTTCAACATGAGCCATGAATACCTATACAATATCTACACTTTAATGTCAGAATTAAGATCTGATGGGTTCCTATAGAACTTAGAAATAAGACTCAATGCGTCGCGTAATTTGAACACGAGAAGGCTTTTTACGTACACGAATAATCGATTAAgtgttcaatttttgtaacagaAATCTATTACGCGAACCTTCAATTTCAGAAAGGTTTTTTCAATCATATCctgtgtctttttttttcctaacaTTTTATCGTCTAACTGCCATCAATAAAAGACTAGGAAGTTTCGATTCCGCCAAATGCTCAATAGGATGTACCATATCTGTATACAATGTCGCTGAATTGAAGGCGATTTCATATTTAACGTACAGCTCGACTCGTGTTCGTTTGTGTTGACGTGTTTTACAGATCGTAATTCAAAACGATATACAGAAAATTTATGTAGACTTCAGTGTACAGTTTATATGTACGTATTActtagtttaaaaaaaaagaagaaatacaTCCGTAATTTATTGTTGTATACCTGATCACTATATTTTATAGACATTAAAGAGCAatactcaaaatttttacttataTTTACATACCCGAGGGTCAATGATCTctagtattaaaaaaataattgcagtTCAAATTGGCAACGTAGTCTTATAACCGAGATGCGCaataattctttaaaaattccgCTGTCGGTTAACAACGCTTTCACCGCGGATACGTCGTTCTCTGTCTTAACAGCAGACAGTAAAAGTCGATGCTGTACCTTTGCGTGATGAGTAGTGATTCTGTAAGCTTCTGACGGTGAAATTGACAGGTGCATTTCATCAGTTTGCAAGTACGACTCATAGAAGGTGCCACTCGgaccaaaatttattttttattttctgtaattCCTGTTGGTAAAGAATTTTTCCCCAATTCATTGTATACGAATTTTCGTAGAAAATAGGCAATGGCTTCTCCTGTTTGAATGTATTGGAAAGCAATTACGAATGAACGCGAAATAGTATCCTGCTGAAAAACggaacaatttttaattgcaaCTAGGCAAAATCGATCTTGCCAAACGTTTGTTGTTTCAGTCCAGCAGTAATTCTAACGTCAAAGGGCACGTCAATTCCACCGGGAGTTCGACGCACCAATTTTACGACTGACTCTTGCCGACGTGACTTTATTACGGCGAAGAACGGCTCTTAACCGGGTCAATTTATCAAACGAGTCTTTACGCACGTccgagaaaataattaagtcGCTTCTCGTGCAGGTGAACGAGCGGTTTCCTGCAATTGCAACTTGCGGAAGAGCATAGTGATGTAAAAGATAGGGGTGCGAATGCGGGTGTAATTTTCAAGCTTCACTGTTCGTTCGTAGGTTCGTATCAAAGGTGTTTGATTACTAAGGCACAAACATTGGGCGGATAATTAGTTCACATGAATATTTGACGAGCCAAGAAATTTCGTTGAGTGAATCCATCAGCTTGGAGCCAATTTACTGTGGAGTCAGTTCAACCGGGGGGAGTTTCCCTTGAATTACTGAACATTGACTTTAAGGAGCaggtatacacatatatagtACGTCAACGGTTGTACTCGCCTTCGTGTACCACATATACAATTATACGCGCTGAATAGAAAACCTCGAACCCTTTTCAAATTTGCCGATCGCTCATCGAAATCGATGAAATTATATAGTTACGACTACAAGTTGCATGGAAGTGGGTTTTTCTAAGTGTTCCGGAAGGGAAAATGTGGTGTGCGTAAGTTCTGAATCAACGTAAATCAGAAACGATTgtgaatcgaaaatttcagTGGTTTCAAACTCTGCCGCGGTTCATGGCCTCCGGGAGCATGGCCATCCTTAAAATTAGTCGTAGGAAGGATGACTGATGGCTGGTAGCGACGAGACGGAGGCTCGACTAGACCcttaccttcctttttttcttaccttcCTCCACGAGACGCACCAGTGGGAATATTACAGTCTCGAAAGGATAACATGCTGTAAGAGGGTGAAGGTAACGTTGGAGGTAGAAGTGCTCACTGTGGAGCAAAACCAGGGAGGAGGGGATGGATGGATACGCTTTGACAATGTGACACCGGGGAGGTCTTGATGAGCCCGTCGCCATGGCGACCACTTCACATTACGGTATTCCTCTCGCCAAGATGTGTTCATGGCCAAGGTGCAAGGCTATTGATACAAATACTCACTTCAGAGATTTTCACGGGTACGTTGAAAGAAACCCTCCATGGATTTCCGATTTCCACGATACGTGGTGGAGGAGACAAATCAAACTTGACGGATATAAACGGAAATTTCGGATGTACTGAGTTGTCTAAAGAGAGCTTGATCGCATACTGTTCTTTAAGTTCAAATAAGTCGGTAAATGATTCCGAAGTTCGTGAATTTTTTGAGTTGCACGTAATAAGCAACTAAGGCAGAACCACTTTTGATTTATATCGACCGCGCGTAGAATTTCGTAACCTCTTGTAGAATGAATGGTGAAACCGTGCAAATCTGCTTTTAAGAGCTTAAGCAATTTTTAGTGAATCATTAGACCCATCCGGGATAGGCCAAGTTGGCGCATTTTGAAATACAATCTCTGGAGTTTTCCCTCTTTGAAACATTATCTTCTAGTTTGGTTGATCTTTGTCAGGGGAAACTTCAAGAGGAACTTATACAGCCGACCGGGGACCACTAGGATTCCCGAGAATGGGGTGTGGGTGGTCATCCTCGAGAGGTCAACGTTAGGTGTCCCTTGGTGGTGTTCAGATGCTTTGCCGACTTTGACGGGTCTGCGAAGCCCAGTGTTTTGTTCAAAAACTCAATCGAGAATGGCCAGTCTTGTCCATCGTTGAGTTTAGCGAGGGTTTTTAAGGTGGTAAAAATGCGATCGCGCTTTggatgaataatttataactgtaaaTCGTAAAGCAAATGAATTCCAGTACGGACCAGCTCTGTTACTGTGACTAAAATGAATGCGAAATTAGGCAAGTTTTTCGTCGTTCACTGCTCTCTGATACGCCGTTTTTAATACTTCCTCAAGGTACCCGAAGCTCGGATGGCTCGCGGCGATTCGGGCGGAAAAAGAGCCGGAACTCCCCTAAAGGGGATGGAAGAAAACGGGAATCCACAATCAGCGAACTCTGTAGCGAATGGGTAAATCATGAGGATAGAAGTTTTGGCTAATGCGAATTTAATAGATCTCGGTTGATGTACCAACTTTTGGCCAGCAGGAACCAAACGAACTAAGGACCGTGTAATGGGGTCGCGTCGAGGCAAGAGCGTGACTTATTCTTGGTAGTAGCAGCCGCGAATCAGACCAAGGGTCGTTAGATTTTGGAACGAGATAAATCTGTTCAAAACGTATTTTCACCGGGTTCATTAGTGCCGTTATTATCCGCTGTTTCAGAAAGTTATACGGTACAACCACAATTGACGAGTCTTTCAATCAA belongs to Neodiprion lecontei isolate iyNeoLeco1 chromosome 5, iyNeoLeco1.1, whole genome shotgun sequence and includes:
- the LOC107225104 gene encoding sodium- and chloride-dependent GABA transporter 1 yields the protein MSEKMYYWGEEREAADSEQTFIEFKAKPSSAGESSRAIPKMVVSPPQGEITGAGSRGEDAERGGWDNKLDFLFSCISVSVGLGNVWRFPYLCYKNGGGAFLVTYGIAMIFCGIPIFFQEVAIGQYLGAGGMTLVGQLCPLLQGVGYATMTIVFFLDVYYCIIIAWTLFYLIATFANLPGLPWSGCGNWWNTESCFSAEEAIQDLDKHANATTSTSSNQTVHHTTPVEEYWDRRVLGITGGIEEIGGMQWELLGCLVLGWLLVYAIIRRGLHQSGKIIWFSALFPYVVLFILLGRAVTLDGAADGLLYYVTPRWEELLTPGPWIDGATQIFFAYSIGTGALPALGSYNKFHHNCYKDALITCVVNTLTCLLAGCVTFSILGHIAMEQNTEVSEVVKSGPGLVFLTYPEVVLKLPGAPIWAIIFFVMLIILGIDSEFCIVESFITGVVDNWPDTLRPHRNKFTVAICLLMFCMGVPMVTHGGVYIFQLMDFYSASGMSILWVCFFQTIAISWIFGTRKFCDCVHQMMGIRPNRFWYICWLVFAPVVMAFIFVFQCVQYKPLKYGSTYEYPLWAEVVGFILSFSSMIWIPAYAVYYVIASPGSFMENILKGLKPNIKSRAKLPKGEKSAIIPMSESSAGLISKNNSFLSQ